The DNA window CGGTGGCCTGCGTAGTGGAGGCCGATGAGTTTGACCGCTCGTTTCTGACGCTGCACCCGCATTTGGCCATTGTCACCTCAACCGATGCTGACCACCTCGATATTTACGGCGCACATGATGCTGTGCTCGACTCGTTCGGTATGTACGTCAGTCAGATCGAACCAATCAGCGTGGGGGGCGGGCCATCGGAGCCGGGCGTGCTGTTCATGAAGAAGGGCCTGTCTCTCGCCGACAAGACGAGTGCCGAGGTGCGAACCTATTCGTTGAACGAAGGTGATTACCACGCGCAAAATCTGCGCATCGAAAACGCGACGTTTCGGTTTGACCTGGCTTACCCCGACGGTGTCATCACGGATATTCCGTTGCTGATACCCGGCTTTCACAACGTAGAAAATGCGATTGCCGCCGGGGCCGTTGCCTTGCAGCTGGGCGTTTCACCGGATGCCATCCGGCAGGCACTGAGTAGCTACCGGGGTGTGAAACGTCGGTTTGAATACGTACTCAAAACCGACCGGGCCGTACTGATTGACGACTATGCGCATCACCCAGCCGAAGTCGAAGCGTTTCTGAAGTCGGTGCGGGCGCTCTACCCGGATCGTGAGCTGACCGTTATTTTCCAGCCGCATCTGTTCAGCCGCACCCGCGATTTTGCCGAAGGCTTCGCTAATAGTCTGTCGCTGGCTGATAATGTACTGCTTCTGGATATTTATCCGGCCCGCGAGCTACCGATGGAAGGGGTAACATCAGAACTGATTTTTCGCGACATTCGGGCCAAAACGAAACGGCAGTGCTCCAAGGATGACGTATTGCGCATTATTTCATCTGAAAAGCCCACATTGCTGGTAACGGTGGGGGCAGGCGACGTCGATCAGTTGCTGCCGCAATTAAAAAGCCGTTTGGAAGACCAA is part of the Spirosoma rhododendri genome and encodes:
- the murC gene encoding UDP-N-acetylmuramate--L-alanine ligase, whose amino-acid sequence is MTLDRFQYVYFLGIGGIGMSALARWFGVNGFVVAGYDRTPTALTDALQAEGMAIHFTEEVEQIPAIFRENADKTLVIYTPAVPKTHPEYIYLTENGFTLQKRSQVLGLIAGQMNTVGVAGTHGKTTTSSMVAHILRDAGVNCAAFLGGITNNYGTNFLLNEPADDLRSVACVVEADEFDRSFLTLHPHLAIVTSTDADHLDIYGAHDAVLDSFGMYVSQIEPISVGGGPSEPGVLFMKKGLSLADKTSAEVRTYSLNEGDYHAQNLRIENATFRFDLAYPDGVITDIPLLIPGFHNVENAIAAGAVALQLGVSPDAIRQALSSYRGVKRRFEYVLKTDRAVLIDDYAHHPAEVEAFLKSVRALYPDRELTVIFQPHLFSRTRDFAEGFANSLSLADNVLLLDIYPARELPMEGVTSELIFRDIRAKTKRQCSKDDVLRIISSEKPTLLVTVGAGDVDQLLPQLKSRLEDQ